A stretch of Aureispira sp. CCB-E DNA encodes these proteins:
- a CDS encoding AAA family ATPase, translating to MSQVTVTVPVMVQHLEINKQQQYHIAPIFFPNPVAVNRRYEEAVSLFKKEVRDHFKGLKIGRSNADYLLWYMFSPKMQHKVLKMNFVAGKQSVNGSFSIIYFQLQEKTFVCLPSFNSFVFVMEEAENSFKDISIQTQLVIEKLLRIYKKNAGLTTLDMDPYYASKGEFVTTLEFKVNVAHNNFRFESSADDWMFAFFGGQEDFDGAEEVGKVGVNLNELYPVGLKRAFQREELVQQLSGIVYQQENTPIVLVGEEGVGKHSLIHEIVYRFCKTWDKPDTEKMTRLWHIDPTRIIAGMSVVGMWQKRFEAILQHLKTRQKGKKTDKILINNVVAMLRIGKSSQNSMTLSDVLKPYLEKRLLQVILIATPEEWKIIQEKDRRFTDLFQVIRIQQPTLETAVKMVLEERKRLELQHQCTISIPAVRQLFTIHRNYFKRKALPGSVSKLLTQLAVKYSMQTVDVEQAQEEFEMYSGLSSQIFDMGYTFEENEVRQHIEASLVGQKNAVDCLTNVIHTIKAKLNDPNKPLGSFLFIGPTGVGKTEAAKIICEYLLGDAKKLMRFDMNEYIDEMALSRLIGDYYNPEGQLTGKIRYNPFGVVLFDEIEKAHPKIHDLLLQVLDDGRLTDALGRTVDFGNTIIIMTSNIGASDVDNQLGFQTQKSTDDAIYRKAVENFFRPEFINRIDKTVIFNALELEHILGIAKLQIQNLLSRDGFVRRTTILNISDDALEWVARRGFNAKMGGRALKRQIEKDLTAFSAEQLIKTTSDQPVIFDIKLKNGTLYPKIEVLDFVNPLQENFLPPIPTENQLKRFYGFLIEEIESIEDRLAVLDAEEDYVIDMNEGDDLDWQYYDLKNQLAEKKEDANRMLLGVRSKYLDHIVSTSLRLKSAGTSSIIYKRDTTKIDKILLKEQLFQKSALEELRYVYQNAPEQFDRQQSVYLTDYFDVAFLKVKVEHLEREQLDKLEIEIRSTISNQGQEEIKYLKRVYKAIFEELGLSFKLIDAVFYIEGYGAHQLLIAEAGYHLFYRSHQNPLPIQVEIRRSEEKKVELGTNFVVRLYDISLGEEHKASTITDLRTGYTNQARITANEYKLFLYASLLLEKKTEKKVSS from the coding sequence ATGAGCCAAGTAACGGTAACAGTACCCGTAATGGTACAACATTTAGAGATTAACAAACAACAACAATATCATATTGCCCCTATTTTTTTTCCAAATCCTGTTGCCGTCAATCGGCGTTATGAGGAAGCCGTCTCACTGTTTAAGAAAGAAGTGCGAGATCATTTTAAAGGCTTAAAAATTGGGCGTTCCAATGCTGATTATTTGTTGTGGTATATGTTTAGCCCTAAGATGCAACACAAGGTGCTAAAAATGAATTTTGTAGCAGGCAAACAATCGGTAAACGGTTCTTTTAGTATCATTTATTTTCAGCTACAAGAAAAGACATTTGTGTGCTTGCCTAGTTTTAATTCTTTTGTTTTTGTCATGGAAGAAGCTGAAAACAGCTTTAAAGACATTAGCATCCAAACACAATTGGTGATTGAAAAGCTGTTGCGGATTTACAAAAAAAATGCTGGATTGACTACGTTGGATATGGATCCCTACTATGCCAGTAAAGGAGAGTTTGTGACTACCTTGGAATTTAAGGTGAATGTGGCGCATAACAACTTTCGATTTGAGAGCAGTGCGGACGATTGGATGTTTGCCTTTTTTGGAGGGCAGGAAGATTTTGACGGTGCCGAAGAAGTTGGAAAGGTTGGCGTAAATTTAAACGAATTGTATCCAGTTGGTTTGAAACGGGCTTTTCAGAGAGAAGAATTGGTGCAGCAGTTGTCAGGGATTGTTTATCAACAAGAGAATACACCGATTGTATTGGTAGGAGAGGAAGGCGTTGGCAAACATAGCTTGATTCACGAAATTGTCTATCGTTTCTGCAAGACATGGGATAAGCCAGATACAGAAAAAATGACTAGGCTTTGGCATATTGACCCTACTCGTATTATTGCAGGAATGAGTGTGGTTGGTATGTGGCAGAAGCGTTTTGAGGCAATATTGCAACACCTTAAAACTCGTCAAAAAGGAAAAAAAACAGACAAAATCCTAATCAACAATGTGGTAGCAATGCTCCGTATTGGCAAGTCGTCACAAAACAGCATGACTTTGAGTGATGTTTTGAAACCTTATCTGGAAAAACGCTTGTTGCAAGTTATTCTGATTGCAACACCAGAGGAATGGAAAATTATACAGGAGAAAGATCGTCGGTTTACAGATTTGTTTCAAGTAATACGGATTCAACAACCAACCTTAGAAACAGCGGTTAAAATGGTTTTGGAAGAACGCAAACGCTTGGAATTACAACACCAATGTACCATTTCAATCCCAGCAGTTCGGCAATTATTTACCATTCATAGAAACTATTTTAAGCGCAAGGCCTTACCTGGTTCTGTTTCAAAACTGTTGACACAATTGGCGGTTAAATATAGTATGCAAACGGTTGATGTAGAACAGGCACAAGAGGAATTCGAGATGTATAGTGGTTTGAGTAGCCAAATTTTTGACATGGGGTACACGTTTGAAGAAAATGAGGTGCGCCAACATATTGAGGCCTCATTGGTTGGTCAAAAAAATGCTGTAGATTGTTTGACCAATGTGATTCACACCATCAAAGCCAAATTAAATGATCCTAACAAACCCTTGGGCTCCTTCCTGTTTATTGGTCCGACAGGAGTTGGTAAAACGGAAGCGGCTAAAATTATCTGTGAATATTTGTTGGGAGATGCTAAAAAGTTGATGCGTTTTGATATGAACGAGTATATTGACGAAATGGCTTTGTCTCGTTTGATTGGCGATTATTATAATCCAGAAGGACAGTTGACAGGAAAAATTCGTTATAATCCTTTTGGGGTAGTTTTGTTTGATGAAATAGAGAAGGCACATCCTAAGATTCATGATTTACTCCTGCAAGTTCTAGATGATGGTCGTTTGACAGATGCTTTGGGGCGAACGGTTGATTTTGGAAATACCATTATTATTATGACCTCTAATATTGGAGCGTCAGATGTAGACAATCAACTTGGCTTTCAAACTCAAAAAAGTACGGATGATGCTATTTATAGGAAAGCGGTAGAGAATTTTTTCCGACCTGAGTTCATTAATCGAATTGATAAAACAGTTATTTTTAACGCTTTAGAGCTAGAGCATATTTTAGGAATTGCCAAACTGCAAATTCAGAATTTGTTAAGTCGAGATGGTTTTGTGCGGCGGACAACTATTTTGAATATTTCAGACGATGCTCTAGAGTGGGTGGCTAGACGTGGGTTTAATGCTAAAATGGGAGGGCGTGCTTTGAAACGTCAAATAGAAAAGGATTTAACCGCTTTTTCGGCAGAGCAATTAATTAAAACAACTTCTGACCAACCTGTCATTTTTGATATTAAGCTGAAAAATGGAACCTTATACCCCAAGATTGAAGTACTTGATTTTGTCAACCCCTTACAAGAAAACTTTTTACCTCCAATCCCTACCGAGAATCAATTAAAGCGGTTTTATGGTTTTCTGATTGAAGAAATTGAATCCATAGAAGATCGTTTGGCCGTCTTAGATGCTGAAGAGGATTATGTAATTGATATGAATGAAGGGGATGATTTGGACTGGCAATATTATGACTTAAAAAATCAGTTGGCAGAGAAAAAGGAGGATGCGAATAGAATGTTGTTAGGAGTGAGAAGCAAGTATTTGGATCATATCGTATCTACTTCTCTACGCTTAAAAAGTGCTGGAACAAGTAGTATTATTTATAAACGAGATACGACTAAAATTGATAAAATTTTACTCAAAGAGCAATTGTTTCAAAAAAGCGCGTTGGAAGAGTTGCGTTATGTTTATCAAAATGCTCCTGAGCAATTCGATCGCCAACAGTCGGTGTACTTGACCGATTATTTTGATGTAGCTTTTCTAAAAGTAAAGGTAGAGCATTTGGAACGAGAACAATTGGATAAGCTAGAAATTGAAATTCGCTCAACGATTAGCAATCAAGGGCAGGAAGAAATAAAATATTTAAAACGAGTTTACAAAGCAATTTTTGAAGAACTAGGATTGTCTTTTAAGTTGATTGATGCTGTTTTTTATATCGAAGGTTATGGGGCACACCAATTGTTAATTGCAGAGGCGGGGTATCACTTGTTTTATCGCTCGCATCAAAATCCGTTGCCTATACAGGTAGAAATTCGACGATCGGAAGAAAAGAAGGTGGAACTAGGAACTAATTTTGTAGTACGGTTGTATGATATATCGTTGGGAGAGGAGCACAAGGCTTCTACCATTACTGATTTGAGAACAGGATATACCAATCAAGCACGAATCACAGCGAACGAATATAAGCTGTTTTTGTACGCATCTTTGCTTCTTGAAAAAAAAACAGAAAAAAAAGTTTCTTCTTAA